In Brachypodium distachyon strain Bd21 chromosome 5, Brachypodium_distachyon_v3.0, whole genome shotgun sequence, the genomic window GTAAAAGTTTTAAaacgcctattcacccccccccctctaggcGACATCGAGGTCTTTTCAGCCGTGCCCTGTGCTGCCACATAGAAACAAAGCATTACACGTAAATAGACAGAATTAATCAACCAAAACATAGAGTCAACCAATGCTACCACACTTACAAGTACATGCAATGTTAAATCGTGCTTTGAGAACGAGACAACATTTTGTTCTGTGCGTGATTAGCCCGCAATTAAACTATCGATGAAAGTGACCACAAATGAGTGTAAAACATAGAGTTACTAATCCTACGACGATTAAAATGTCCAAGAAACTTGGAATGACAGTTGTTGGGATGGAAATTGAACCTACTTGGCTCCTCACAAGTAGGATTTCTCCATTCGGGCATTTTGGAAAAATACAATAATAAGAAATACAATAACATTTGTGAATTCCATCATATAACTTTCTCCAAATCAAGTGAAACTTTGAACCATGTCCACACATGACATGTAGTAGCACCATGCCAAATTTTGTTCACTTCTGACATGGTTTGCTATTTTCGGAAATTCAAATTCACTCAAATTTGGATTGTTTGCTAACAGATGTATGAGCAATATGTGGAACAATGATCCCACAACATTTAAATAGCCTTGTGAGTTCATCACTAGTGTTTTCACCAAGTCTCATGATTTCTGGACTTGCGCAAGATCTATATTTCGTACATTCTTTGAATTTCGGccagaaaatgaaaaatcaatGAAACTGGACACAATTGAGTGTGCACCCAATGCAACAAAGTTACTTCTGAACCAACTATGTCGAAGAAACTTGGAATGACTGTTCTTGGGATGGAATTTGAACCTATTTGGGTCCAAACAAAGTGGGATTTCTCCTTTCGGGCATTTTCAAACAATACAATAATATGAAATGTTACCctgaaaattctgaaaacTTGCATGGGCTCTCTATTTGTCATTTGTTACCACcgcaaaaaaattcagatcaAAATCGTTTGAGAATGTTGCTGTGTAAATTCACTCAATTTTGTATTTTACCCATTGACACGTGGGGTCCGTTTCCTTCACTTTTATCCGTGGAGCAGCCGAGCAGTTGCTCATTCTTGCCTCTTGCGATCCCTTCCATCCCATTAATAAACCGCAACGCTCACCCACTTCTCCACTCATTCACCCCGACGCCCCTTTCCATCTCCACTCTCATCTCACCGCGCCGCCAACTGAAGCCGTGGCCATGAACAAAAGGAGTGCGGAGCCGCTCGCGGCTGACGGCAGGGAGGTTAGATCTACTTTTCCCTTTTCAAACAGAATGCGATTTGTCCTTTATGTTGTTCTCAAtccactctctctctctctctctctctcaggcGCACGTGCATCGTCGAGTCTTTGGTCCAGTGCCCCCCGCTAAGGTACCTCTGCTTCCCATCCCTTTTTGTGTCCTGATATTTGTGGTTAGTGCTCACCTCGTCAGCCCCGATGGTGATGGAGGCGACGAGTGGGTCGTACTCCGATCCCAGGCGCCCTCGGGACACAGTCGATGAAATCTTCGTCGTCGAGCGCTAGCTTCCCGATGGTTGCCATGGTGTCGGCGAGGCTCTTCATCTTGTTGGTTCCGACAATCGACGTAGAATTTGCATCTTCCTCGCCTTGCTCGTAGACGAGAACATGGCTGCGGGTGCTCCCCACACTCCGGCACCggtggtgtggcccatgaactGACCGAGGATCTCCTTGGTCATGGATGCAGCAAGCGTGGAGGACCAGCTTTTGGTGCCGGTACCATATGAGATATGCAGGCCGCCCGGGTTAGCGCCTGGTGGGCGCAACAATAGTACCATGCATTGACATGGCGTAGAGCGGGTGGACGTAGATCAGGGCTGGCCGGCTCGACCTGGGCTTTCTAGAGTTGATGAAGACTGGGAGTTCAACGGCGGGATGGGAGTTGAGGTGCTCGAAGACTGGACGTCTGACATTGTGATCGAGCTAGCTTTTGATACCAAGTTGCGGTTTATGTTGTGGTGATGAGgaagtactattttttttgctgcgGGAGGCCGGAAACGAATCAAGACCCAGTTAAACTTGAGCCCAATAACTTGCTTTTGGGCCTCAAATTTGGGGAAACTGTAAGCCCACCAATTGGCGAGTACTAGTATGCTGGCGCTGATGCGGGGCTTGGTGGTGGGTGAactccagagtccagacaAACCCTTGCGGTGATAGCGCGAGCCTGAGGAGGGGGAAAGTCGAATCTGGCGCCGGcgatgtcggcggcggcggcggaagacgGGGAGGCGACGCTGCGTCACAAgacgtcgacgaagaagaagaaggccaagcATGGCGATGTGGAGGTGGCTCCGTCCAAGCCCCCCATGCCCGCTGCCCCATTCCGTGAAACCCCACCCCCTGAGTCCCCGGCTCCCGGAACCCCAACCTTGGAAGAGGTCACGAGGAGGACAAAGGAACaagggaagaggaagacgcGTGAGGAGCAGCATGCGGCGGcccgaaaccctagcttgGCGATGGCGATGCACAATCCTTCTCCGCCCGCTGCTGCCCAAACCGCCATCTTGgggcaggagcagcagcaggtggtgACCAAGAAACGGAAGCGGAGGGCGCCATTGCCATCTGAGCCCACCCAGACTCACTCTCTTCAGCTGCAAGGGACCTGCAGAGCTCCGCCACAACATGACCCAGCaagggaagaggaggcggctgCAGCGATGAGGACCAAGGAAAGGAATATGAAGACGCGCATGGTCATGGAGCAGCAGTTGCTGGCGCCCTCTCCTGCCCCAAGCCACACCTTGGTGGAAGGGGGTGTCatgtcgaggaagaagaccagGAAGCACCAGGACCAGATGTCCTCTCCTTCTCTGACCGCTGCTGTCGCAACCCCAATCTTTCAGCAGGACGCCAAGGGGAAAAACAAACAGGAGCAGGCCCCATTGCCATCTATTCCTGGCCAGATCCACTTACAAGAAACCCAAGCTCCACCAGAACaagagccacaagctggtGGCTGCAAGGGTAAATGTACTAAACACAACAATGGAAGGAAGTACCATGTTCCTGTTCTCAGCAGCCGTCAGCTCATCCCGCATCAGCTCCTCAACAGGAAGGAGAAGCCACTGCCTCAAGGCATGCGGACGTTCCAATATTTCGTTGACAATTGCACTGATTCGCCGCCTTTTACTGCATACATTGAGCAGTTCCGCTGTGATCCTGTACGTCAAGATCGCAAACCCGCACTTCCTAGAACCCCTGATAGTCTTGCCATGCTGCCACCTCGAGGTCGCCCATCAGTTGACTCATCTCAGTTAACTGCATGTGAAATTTCAGGTGCTTGCACAATTAAAAATTCTGTAGCTTCCAAGACAAAGCAGAAAATGTCAGGTTCAGGTTCAGCCTCAGGCTCACAAGAGAAACTAAATGTAAAGATAAGGAAAACCACTGTTATGGGGACCaagaagcaaaggaaaaaaCCACCACTGCTTACCAGTGCTGAGAAGCGCTCAGATAAATATCGCCGTGTTCCCTTGGACCAACTGGTACCACCACCATGCTCCCCTCATAAGCTCTTGCAGGAGAAGTACGCTTCCGACCCCTGGAAAGTTATTGTCATCTGCATGTTCCTTAACCTAACACAGGGCAAACAGGTAATCTCCCTAGATTGTTTTCTCAATTGTCTTCCCCCATGAACTTTTGGAAATAACATCATTTAACTAAGTTCTTGCCAACTAACTTGATTGAGTGACATTTCTGATAGCTACGAAAGCAAAAGACACTCGTGTTTATGTAGCCTTAAATTAGTATTGCATTTGATTCAAGAATCCAATGCCCTTTGCTAACTAATGTAGGTCAGGAAGATAGTGGACGGGTTCTTCGAACGTTATCCTGATCCTGTATCGGCATTCAACGCTGATCCTAAAAAGATGGAGGCATATCTTGCACCTCTAGGTTTGCAAAGtgtgaaaacaagaaacatccAGAAACTATCTAAGCAATATGTTGAAGAAGATTGGAAATATGTTACCGAGCTATGTGGAGTCGGCAAGTGAGTCCTGCCCTCTTAATTCTTCTGTTAGATATGTAGTATTTGCACAATGGTGTCTCTTATTCGACCTGATTTGTAACTAGAATGTACCCTTACCTTACTGCAGGTATGCAGCTGATGCTTATTCAATATTTTGTGCGGGGAGGGCAACAGAGGTGGTACCTGAGGATCACAAGTTAGTTGATTACTGGAAATACGTTTGCTTGGAGTTGCCCAAGATGAAGGAGGTATTCTCAACACATAAGGTTTAGTTACTCCTTTATTTTAACCTTAAATGTTACATTTTCATGGCTCTTTGAGTCCTTGTGAGATGCTAATTATGAGCTGACAATGCTCATGAGCTTCTCTGAAATTCTCCAAATACCTACTAGCCCTGGGTGCTCCACAGTGCTCTTGATGGCCAAATAACAGTTTTTTAAACTACCTGAAATAGACCCAAGGCCTCTCATGATGATTTTTCAAGGTTCACAACAATTTCCTAGTAATCTCTTTCTGATCGTGATTGTTCTCCATTATATATTTATCTGCCTCCATTAATGGAAGGTTTGGGATTAGGACTAATTTTCAGAGACAATCAGATGCCTGAATTCATGGTTATTATCTTGGAGAGTCACTGTTTGTCATTCACCAGAAAGATGCCCACCGACCATGGTGAGCCAGCCAGCAGATGTCTTCTATCAAACTCTTCTGTCAGATCCTACCATCAATAGATTATTGCCCACTATCCTCGCCTCTAAACTACGAGAATTCCCCCATGCAGGTCTGATCAGATACAAAAATATTTGAATGCGCAGGACGCCAGGACCCAACACCTTACCAGTCAAAGCATGCCTCAAAATTGCCAGATATGTGTTGTCTTAGTCGTCCAGAACTAGGGTCCTGTTCTCTTTTTTCAAATACAGTTGGCCAAAAAACTCTAAAacatttttctctcttctgtcATCATCATTTTCCCAATTAAACTGTGACCCTTGGGGATTTCATCTCCCCATCAATGTCCATAAGTTCACCTGCCTTCCGCTCGCCGCATTTTGAAGCCCATTGACCTCCTAGCACTGAGCAACACAGACCAAGGATGTGCAGTGAAGCCCAGTTTACCTCTTAGTCGTCCCGAGTTGTGGCTAGGATAACCAAGTTACCAAGAGAAAAAGGCCAAAAGGGTGAATTGGAGGCACAAGAGGTGAATTTTGGTTGCGATTAGATGAGCTTTATGTGCGATCACTTGGCAGTCAGGGGCTCAGGGCGCCCCACCTGATTCCCCCATAATTCCACCCTAACTGCCATTGATGAGACTCAGGAGCTGATGATTAATCTCCAGTCCAAAATTAAAGTCCATTTTGGCTGATATTTTTTCGTTTAATCCTAACTTGTTATACCTAATCTTATATTGGAGTTATTTCGTACTAGAAAGGAGCCACGCCCCTGGCATGCACTGATTGCCATTTTTTACTGAGGGTTATATGTGAAATTTGTGAGATCGGCGATATCTCAAATGGCCTTTTGCAGAATACATATACAtccaaagaaagaaatagCGTAGAATAGCATCGATATCTCAAATGGCTTTTTGCATGACACATATACGtccaaagaaagaaatagCATAGAACCATAAGAATGTTGTATGTAAGATGGAAAATAGGCTTCTTATCTTGACCCTTTCAGTATAATGTATTTACAATGGCAGGATGCAAGCAATAGAAGTATAAATAGTTATGACTTATGACCAAGGTACTGTAACACTATATATATGAACGACCAACAAACATCCAGCCAGTACCACTATCGGGCATTTGGAAGATATATacaacaaaacagaaaaatatcaGACTCGCTGACTGCTGGCAAAGGAACACATACATCTAGTAATACAGATCGGATATAAGAACTACATAGACAACCACTTTAAGGTTGCAAAAAATAggttcttgttcttggtgaGGTATCTTCTCGCCATGAGGCGGCGGTTCAAAATCTAGCGTGCAATGAATCAATCCAAATGTATATCCTCCGTcctgaattaactgacgtgaattctatacaaattcacgtcagttaaatcgggacggagggagtatgtttttaCTCATTGAACCTGACAATTATCTATGCATCAAAACTGTCTGATGGTATGAGTACTGTTTGGTACAGTTCACAGTTGTCATATATGATGCACATATTAGCGTGTCATGTGGGGGCGCACGTATAGGCGCCGGCCACCTAGGGAAGAGAAGGACCCAATGTCTGGGTCAGCTTAGTTAATTTGAGTAATTAAGAATCCAGATTGGAGATAGAAAGGTTTCGTCCCGTAGAATGTTTTCCCTACTATTTCCAATCTGATTAGGAATTCTATTCCAATTCTGTAAGAGTCTAGCTTGTTCTCCAAGTTTGTAAGGGCTATTTATAGTCCCCCCTAGTCAATAAATAAAGCAAGCAATCAAAACCTAAACCCTATTTTCCCCTGCGCCCAGGGCGCCCCCAATTCCCTGCCACGGGGTGACGAGGTTACAAGCCTCGTCCTCCCGTAGAGCACCCCTACTTGCTGCGATCTTCCTCTAGTTCCCAAATTCCCCAAGCACGTGCCATAGCATCTCATGTACGGAGCTTTAAATGGCATTTTATATCTCCTTATTCTCTGTTAGCTGTAAAGGAAAGAGAAGTATTATAGACAAACTGCGAtcttgcctatctcgatctcttCATATAAGTTGTTGTGAGCATGGAGGAAATAGGTCTACAGAATATTTTCACAGGCAAAAGGTCTGGCATTTTTCTTCAATAAAACACAAGATGCATTGACATAGGTAGCTCAACACTGCTTCTTCCGTGATATCTCAACCGATCAGACAAATCTCATATTTATAAGAACTTAAATGTAAGCAACCTGTAATAACACATCAAGATAAAAATTTAACATGACAGTGAGAAGGAATACAATGTTCTAGAGCTACCAGTAGTACAGTACGCTACTATAGGCCCACAGTTAGTGTATTTAGATTtgaaataagtccattttaccccccCTGAACTTCTCGTAAAGTTTAAAAAACACCCTGAACTCTAAAACCGGGTATTTTACCCTCCTGAACTTTAGAAACCGGGCACCCTGACCCCCCTCTGCCTGTTTCGCTGATTTTAGGTGGGTTTGGCCCCGTTGACTGCAACCGTGGCATGCTACGCTGTCAAGCGAACCATTTGACCCCGTCCCGCATCtgacctcctctctctcctctcatATTCCCAAATGAGGAACCCAATCCTGCGGCAATACACCATTGACGAGCGTGACAGATTGGGGAAATTGGCACGCACTGCAGTAGGGGGAAATTGGCACGCACTGCAGAAGAGAATCGGGCGGGAGAGTGATGGAATCGACCCTGCAGAAGAGTCTCGGGCGGGGGCAAGAGGAAAACTGAcctgcgccatggccgccaccAAGCTTcaccgctgctgccgccaagcatcttcctccttcctcttctccctcctgtgcctccctccccttctcTTTTGCGCGCTGCCCCTTTGCTCCtctggcgccgccgctgctactGCATCTCGCGCAGCCCCCTCTGCTCCTCCATCTCACTCTGCCACGAGCCGCCGGAGGCAGCGCCGGCTTGGAGGTGGGTCGATCAGGAGCAGCGTCGCGTAGGTGAAGGCCCCCGCCGCAGCGCCCACGCAGGCCCTGATGGCTGTGCGCGCGAGCGGGGTCGACAGTTGCGCCTGCGCCACCGGAGGAAGGGAGCGCAAGGGTGAGCAGCTGCAAAGTAGAAGTCGGCTTGGACGACAGCATCTCCGCTTgtcgccggagccggcgccgcccgcgtgCTGGGAATCGGTGGACGTGGAGAGGGCTGGGGATCCGGAGAACacgagagaaagagaggagaCAGGAGTCGGGCTCGGGAAGGGGAATCTGGGACACATCGACGACTTCCAGCGTGGCAGTGCCACCGTGGCAGTCAACAAGGTCAAATCCGCCTTCCTCACAGCAAAACAGCCAAATACAGGCTGAGGGGTGTCGGGTGCCTGGTTTCTAAATTTAAGGGGGCTAAAATACCCGGTTTTAGAGTTCAGGgtgttttttgaacttttcgaTAAGTTCAGGGGGataaaatggacttatttctTTAGATTTCTGTAAAGAAAATAATCACTACCAGGACTATTATTGagatgatacaaaatcatcCTCAAATAATCACATATATTGGAAAATTATATGGTTAGTCTTTCTCCCTGGCCAGCAGAAATGGAGCACCCGACAGTTTAAAAGGAACAAATTGCTTAGTCATGTCATGAAGCAAATATCCATTTGTTGAGCAAAAGTCTTAGATAGAATATTTATTTATCGCCTAAAAGCAGAGCATAGCCACATCTTGAGCAGATCTAGGCGCAGGGGAATCGGAACCTGAGAACTACCGAACGTTCGTTTGGATACGCTGAGCTTATGAATGTGGAAAGGAGCCCTGTAACTAATTGAACAACCACCAACTAATTGGGACTTTAATTCATGCGCCGAAGAACTGTCTAAACTTTTTGATGACAAGTAGAAGTACAGTACCACTTATCATGAAGTCATAAGCAGAAGATACCTACAGTGAAAAGCCAAAAGGAACATGAATAAAACTCAGATAACACGGACCATCTAAAATATTGAAAGAATATTGCTGTTTACTTCATGTAGCAAGCCCATAAAAGAATCATTAGGCACAAACACAACATGGTGTAAGATAAGCAAGTGCCACAATGTTATACAGCCCATCTAAAATCAGCAAACCGTAGGTAGTAAGACTATTTTTCTGTCAGAACCAGCACACGTTTGATCTAGTGAAGCAGGGtgacaaatttttttttttcgagcaACCTACAACCAATCTGCAGTCCACAAAGAATGAAAATTGGTAGGAAAAAATATAGGAAGAACTGATCATATAAAAAGAGCCTGGAAAATTTGTATGCATCAGACTTCATGAAGAAAAACAGTCTTCCATTTAGTGTTTACAGCAAATAGTCTCGTTGCTTCAGAACTCAGAAGTGTCACAAAACAACTTCATTCGTAAACATGAACAACCAATCCAAGCCTAAGCTTGTTGCAGGGATGCCAGATTGGCAGTGTCCCATTGGATCTAAAAGAACCCAAAATGAGAAAGAACCTTGGACATATAAAAGGGTTCATGACCTGATTTTCAGAAGCTAACTAAAAGGCAATGAACAGGGAATGTTTCTAAATCGGTAATCTGACCCCACCACCTTTCAATCACAAGCAAACACACTAAAGTCAGCTTCTTGCAAATAAAGTAGTCTTCTTACGGAACGGGACAGGCAAGGTTTTATTATGCATAAGCGGTTCACATTTTCCAAAAGAACTAAAAACTTAACGCCattgcatttttgtttttttaggaatgaaATAATTGTGCTAATATATGAATGAAACTCATATTGAATCTGAGGTTTTATAGTAAGAGAAGAGGCTTGCATCAAAAGCAGTGCAAAATGAAGGAAATTTAAGCATTTGACAGGTCTCATCAGTCAAATACGTAGATGCATCCTCTCTCATCACTAGCTAGACATAGGCAAGGCCACAACATAGACAATTTGTCCTCGAAACAATATAGTTTCAGTGGTAAATAAATAGTATCCCTGTTGTTTATATATAATAACTAGCCAATTatacaagaaagaaaataaaacagcaAGACATAGTACCAAACCATTCTCGTTGCATCCTAGACGGAAAACATGTTTGTAAGGTTGGGTTTTACTAATCTTAAGTGTTTATTCTTCATAGGATTCTATGGCACAACCCTTGTTGTAGATAATTATGTTTTAGATGGATCATTTTCTTCTGAATTCGTAAAGTTTCAACGTTGGGGTATCGGAGCAGTTCCCATAATTTAAAGAAagtaaaatttcaaaatatcaTTGCTTATTCCTGGATAGTTATTGTAAGCACTACATGTGTCTATGTTATCGTTAAAAGCAGGGCAGAGGGTACTCTCTGGTCTTCTAGCACATGCTAATCCTAGCTTAAATATGCCAATCAATTCAACGACCCTTGTGAGCTGAATCGTGCCAAATTAAGCTTTGTCTTGAAAGTCCAGCAGCAATATGCAGACACTTGAAAATTGGAGATAGACTTTTTTTTATCGTCAGACAACTAATGTCACGCTTATGTGATCTTTTGTCTATGTATTGCAGGATTTGGTAAACGTTGAGGAAGCTGGAGTGACAGAGCAGAATAATGTTTCCCTCAGCGTGGGGGAATCAGTAGCCTGCCAGAATAGGAGCTTGGGTTGAAGAAGGAAGCAAATGCTCTTTTGTTCCGCTGTATATTATAAACTTTTGAGGGCATAGCTTAGAATCAAACTACTACCTTGAACAGATCATCTGGTTTTGGGGCTTCTACAGCTCACTCGAATTGTTTCTGCAATCTGATTTGCTCGTTTCTGATTTGTCTGTTAGTCAATATGTGCATGTATTGTGCCTGTGGCTTTTGTCTTTGTACCTTCATCTGTTGTATTCGCCTGTGAGATTTTCCATGCTGCTCTACGCACCCTTGCTATAGTCGTCAAGCTTGGTATGGGGCCAATACGGCTCCAGGCTCCAGCTACAGAACGGGCGATGAGGACAGCCGCAACCACGCCGCCTCCTGGAATTTCTTGCTACGTCTTCCTCCGAAGATATGTCATCTCGTATTTTTCCAGTGTCGGGCGTACAATTCAAGTATAAGTCAACGCATCAAGTACATCACTAAGGGCGTGTTCAGCAACCCTCTGGATCCCAGCTTCCCGTAAATCCACCGTGGAGCAGCCCTGAACacaaaaaattcaagaagCTCGACCAATTTCCTTCACAAAATGTGGAGCACCACTTTTGAAGATTCCGAAACTGCAAAACGCGGAGCAGTCTGAAATTACAGTGGATGTGCCACCGCCGAGTGAAAACGGTTCACGTGCCCCCAAATTTTCTCTCCCCGACCTTCTATTTCCACATTCCCTACTCCCAGTCGCCCTACTCCCGATTGCAGATGCGGCAGCCCAAGACACCCCGGCCCACCGCCCCCGCCTCCGTCCCCATCTTCGTCCACGTTTTCGTCCCCATCTCCTCCGGCAGCCTCTCCTCTGGCCGCCTCCGTCCCAATCTCCGTCCCCGTCTCCGTCCGACGCGGCCCGCACCGGAGCAGCAGCCGGGCCAAAGGACCCCCACACCGACGAGGCCATAGCAGCAGCCGGtagtccttctcctcctcctccccgttctcctccgcccctgccAAGACcctgcctcctccgccactgcCTTGACCCGGCCGCGTCCGCCCCTGCCTCGAcccggcctcctccgctcctGCCTCTACAGTTCAAGGTGAGGTCTGTTGCTCTTGTAATACTTGCTTGCAAGTGTCTAGTTGCTCTTGTGTTTTgccatgtgaaaattgcactGTGAAGTTTGTTGTGAAATGATAGTGTGTATTTGCTTTAGAACAGCAGTAGAATTGCTTTGCCAAatttcattttaattttgCTCTGATGTCAGTACAAATTTTGGTTGAAATTATGGTAGATAAGTGACACCAATTTTGTAGAGTTGTGTTCAAATTGGCTGCCGAATGGACTGAGGATAACACTAGGATTATCGCTGAGTTGTTCGTCGAGCAAGTGCAGTTGGGAAATAGGCGAAAGACTCACTTGACACCTGCTACATATGAGGAGGTTGCTTGTAAATTCAAAATGCTGACCAGTAAGGAGTACAAGCAGTGTCAACTGAAAAACAAATGGGACAAACTGAAAGGTGAGTACAGCATATTCAAGAGACTGAAAATGCAGACCGGAGGGTGATGGAACTTAGAGAAAAACACTGTGACACAAGATGCTGAGTGGTGGAAGAAGGCCAAAAAGGTGAGGGAAGATGCATTTGTTTTGCAAATTATAATTAATATACGGGCTGATTATTGATGGGTGTTATTTCTAATGTACACCAGAACATTCCTGGTTGCGGCAAGTTCAAGAAGCAGGGGCTTTGCAATGAAGAGAACCTAAGATCATGTTTGAAGACATCACTAGTGATGGTACAGATCATTGGAATCCTACTTCGGGCGTACCACCTCCTTCCAGTGAAGCATTAGCAGATGCTATGAATGTTGATGACATCCAAGATCTTGATAATGAAGATACCGAAATGCAACCAAGTCCAGGTAATGCAGGAGCTAGTACCTCAGTCAAGAGGCTTGGAAAGTTTGTTCATGAAGGGAGCAAGAAACCCAAGACTGCAATGGTGATGCAGGAGCAGATTACAAGGATCGCTGATGTTGCTGTGCAATCCCAATCCTCTTTTGAGTCTTTCATACGAGCTGATGATGCTAGCTCCGTGAAGACTGTCATGGATGCTGACATAGAATGTGGCGCTAATGAAGGTAGTGATGAGCACTACATAGCCACTGAGTTGTTCGCCAAGAGAGACCTAAGGGAGATTTTTATGCACATGAGTGTTGGGTCTCGTTTGGCTTGGCTTCGCAGGAAGTATGACCACAAGTATCCGAAGTAGATGGTTCAATTTTATTTATGTGTAATGGTTGCATGCTATCGAGACTATTTGTGCACTTTGTTGAACCATTGTTTGAAATCTGGCTTGTAATGCTACTTGGATGATATTTATCTTTATCTATGGATTGTAATGTCTCTTTGGATATTGTTCACGGCTGATGATGCTAACTATTTATATTTGGAGATACTCACCTTGTATGATGCTAactatttatatttatatttatatttatatttatctATTGTATGTACAACAACTATCTGGAGATTACTCACCTTGTATGATGCTAACTACATGTGACTTGTTCATTTGGTATGTGTAGAT contains:
- the LOC100825070 gene encoding uncharacterized protein LOC100825070 isoform X2; amino-acid sequence: MSAAAAEDGEATLRHKTSTKKKKAKHGDVEVAPSKPPMPAAPFRETPPPESPAPGTPTLEEVTRRTKEQGKRKTREEQHAAARNPSLAMAMHNPSPPAAAQTAILGQEQQQVVTKKRKRRAPLPSEPTQTHSLQLQGTCRAPPQHDPAREEEAAAAMRTKERNMKTRMVMEQQLLAPSPAPSHTLVEGGVMSRKKTRKHQDQMSSPSLTAAVATPIFQQDAKGKNKQEQAPLPSIPGQIHLQETQAPPEQEPQAGGCKGKCTKHNNGRKYHVPVLSSRQLIPHQLLNRKEKPLPQGMRTFQYFVDNCTDSPPFTAYIEQFRCDPVRQDRKPALPRTPDSLAMLPPRGRPSVDSSQLTACEISGACTIKNSVASKTKQKMSGSGSASGSQEKLNVKIRKTTVMGTKKQRKKPPLLTSAEKRSDKYRRVPLDQLVPPPCSPHKLLQEKYASDPWKVIVICMFLNLTQGKQVRKIVDGFFERYPDPVSAFNADPKKMEAYLAPLGLQSVKTRNIQKLSKQYVEEDWKYVTELCGVGKYAADAYSIFCAGRATEVVPEDHKLVDYWKYVCLELPKMKEDLVNVEEAGVTEQNNVSLSVGESVACQNRSLG
- the LOC100825070 gene encoding uncharacterized protein LOC100825070 isoform X1, with the translated sequence MSAAAAEDGEATLRHKTSTKKKKAKHGDVEVAPSKPPMPAAPFRETPPPESPAPGTPTLEEVTRRTKEQGKRKTREEQHAAARNPSLAMAMHNPSPPAAAQTAILGQEQQQVVTKKRKRRAPLPSEPTQTHSLQLQGTCRAPPQHDPAREEEAAAAMRTKERNMKTRMVMEQQLLAPSPAPSHTLVEGGVMSRKKTRKHQDQMSSPSLTAAVATPIFQQDAKGKNKQEQAPLPSIPGQIHLQETQAPPEQEPQAGGCKGKCTKHNNGRKYHVPVLSSRQLIPHQLLNRKEKPLPQGMRTFQYFVDNCTDSPPFTAYIEQFRCDPVRQDRKPALPRTPDSLAMLPPRGRPSVDSSQLTACEISGACTIKNSVASKTKQKMSGSGSASGSQEKLNVKIRKTTVMGTKKQRKKPPLLTSAEKRSDKYRRVPLDQLVPPPCSPHKLLQEKYASDPWKVIVICMFLNLTQGKQVRKIVDGFFERYPDPVSAFNADPKKMEAYLAPLGLQSVKTRNIQKLSKQYVEEDWKYVTELCGVGKYAADAYSIFCAGRATEVVPEDHKLVDYWKYVCLELPKMKEVFSTHKDLVNVEEAGVTEQNNVSLSVGESVACQNRSLG